A portion of the Symphalangus syndactylus isolate Jambi chromosome 13, NHGRI_mSymSyn1-v2.1_pri, whole genome shotgun sequence genome contains these proteins:
- the PXN gene encoding paxillin isoform X2, with protein sequence MDDLDALLADLESTTSHISKRPVFLSEETPYSYPTGNHTYQEIAVPPPVPPPPSSEALNGTILDPLDQWQPSGSRFIHQQSQSSSPVYGSSAKTSSVSNPQDGVGSPCSRVGEEEHVYSFPNKQKSAEPSPTVMSTSLGSNLSELDRLLLELNAVQHNPPGFPADEANSSPPLPGALSPHYGVPETNSPLGGKTGPLTKEKPKRNGGQGLEDVRPSVESLLDELESSVPSPVPAITVNQGEMSSPQRVTSTQQQTRISASSATRELDELMASLSDFKTSSSTVALSAPGLLSSSAPSSYCSLPPSPPPMPSVFLPLTTTPSPRGQGHTPEFPCTEQSGRGLLPPVAPSWLDLAGLGVMPDTLNSRSPSVEGSLWAVSTESQGRDWRHLPTITSELSGAPRCHTVPCAGSIALQEPGEPQGPPASPSCPEEALAATWEQPWASEVFRPERMPPSGAARSFQEVAEPAVVAVDRQAIFPDTWTLTEEHGLQQERPRPEPGRLGSSSPASVTMEQLGAKMTERGSVARPTQGPETPRSPEGTTEAATQAGKEQPELPCAMAMGTPSTTERISTSGQIRSVIRRSRETGHAHPMSREPSPRRRLDPATLSRTPSQEQLIAELQGRLGIQPEAEEPAEAAGPSAQDWLTEGIIITVQPRGKRAGGQLIEKVVFPPGSPIPLRRTISVLASPSVPLLQHRTDAAASSSSPLPSLLASSPLGPSAYTCGFSGVQSAGEEPHDEGVQGPALPTPAPHTMRSVGCQTDEDPLFPPMQIQGLEQRADGERCWAAGWPRDGGRSSPGGQDEGGFMAQGKTGSSSPPVGPPKPGSQLDSMLGSLQSDLNKLGVATVAKGVCGACKKPIAGQVVTAMGKTWHPEHFVCTHCQEEIGSRNFFERDGQPYCEKDYHNLFSPRCYYCNGPILDKVVTALDRTWHPEHFFCAQCGAFFGPEGFHEKDGKAYCRKDYFDMFAPKCGGCARAILENYISALNTLWHPECFVCRECFTPFVNGSFFEHDGQPYCEVHYHERRGSLCSGCQKPITGRCITAMAKKFHPEHFVCAFCLKQLNKGTFKEQNDKPYCQNCFLKLFC encoded by the exons ACGCCCTGCTGGCGGACTTGGAGTCTACCACCTCCCACATCTCTAAACGGCCTGTGTTCTTGTCGGAGGAGACCCCCTACTCATACCCAACTGGAAACCACACATACCAGGAGATTGCTGTGCCaccccccgtccccccacccccatccagcGAGGCCCTCAATGGCACAATCCTTGACCCCTTAGACCAGTGGCAGCCCAGCGGCTCCCGATTCATCCACCAGCAG TCTCAGTCCTCATCACCTGTGTACGGCTCCAGTGCCAAAACTTCCAGTGTCTCCAACCCTCAGGACGGCGTTGGCTCTCCGTGCTCCCGAGTGGGTGAGGAGGAGCACGTCTACAG CTTCCCCAACAAGCAGAAATCAGCCGAGCCTTCACCCACCGTAATGAGCACGTCCCTGGGCAGCAACCTTTCTGAACTCGACCGCCTGCTGCTGGAACTGAACGCTGTGCAGCATAACCCACCGGGCTTCCCTGCAG ATGAGGCCAACTCAAGCCCCCCGCTTCCTGGGGCCCTGAGCCCCCACTATGGTGTCCCAGAGACTAACAGCCCCTTGGGAGGCAAAACTGGGCCCCTGACGAAAGAGAAGCCTAAGCGGAATGGGGGCCAGGGCCTGGAGGACGTGCGGCCCAGTGTGGAAAGTCTCTTGGATGAACTGGAGAGCTCCGTGCCCAGCCCCGT CCCTGCCATCACTGTGAACCAGGGCGAGATGAGCAGCCCACAGCGTGTCACCTCCACCCAACAGCAGACGCGCATCTCGGCCTCCTCTGCCACCAGGGAGCTGGATGAGCTGATGGCTTCGCTGTCGGATTTCAAG aCCAGCTCCTCCACTGTGGCTCTGAGTGCCCCGGGGCTGCTGTCCAGCTCTGCTCCATCCTCATActgctcccttcctccttctcctcctcccatgCCATCTGTATTTCTGCCACTCACCACTACACCTTCCCCTCGAGGCCAGGGCCACACTCCGGAGTTCCCTTGTACTGAGCAGAGTGGACGAGGCCTTCTACCTCCTGTAGCCCCCAGCTGGCTTGATTTGGCTGGTCTTGGGGTGATGCCTGACACCCTCAACtcaaggtctccctctgtggaGGGTTCTCTGTGGGCAGTGAGCACAGAGAGCCAGGGTCGAGATTGGAGGCACCTGCCGACCATCACAAGTGAGCTCTCTGGGGCTCCCCGCTGCCACACTGTACCCTGTGCTGGAAGTATAGCTCTCCAGGAGCCTGGGGAGCCCCAGGGGCCACCAGCCAGCCCTTCGTGCCCAGAGGAGGCCTTGGCTGCCACATGGGAGCAGCCATGGGCTTCGGAGGTATTCAGGCCTGAGAGAATGCCCCCCTCTGGAGCTGCTCGAAGCTTCCAAGAAGTAGCAGAGCCAGCTGTAGTGGCAGTGGACCGGCAGGCCATCTTCCCAGATACCTGGACTCTCACGGAGGAACACGGCCTACAGCAggagaggccaaggccagagccagggaggctgggaagCAGCTCCCCTGCCTCAGTTACCATGGAGCAGCTAGGTGCAAAGATGACCGAGAGGGGAAGTGTGGCCAGGCCAACCCAGGGACCTGAAACCCCAAGGAGCCCAGAGGGCACCACCGAAGCTGCCACCCAGGCCGGGAAGGAACAGCCAGAGCTTCCATGTGCCATGGCCATGGGCACACCCAGCACCACGGAGAGGATTTCCACCTCTGGCCAG aTCCGATCTGTGATCAGGAGGAGCCGGGAGACGGGCCACGCACACCCCATGTCCCGGGAGCCCTCCCCTCGCCGCCGGCTGGACCCTGCCACCTTGAGCAGGACCCCATCCCAGGAACAGCTCATCGCAGAGCTGCAGGGGCGGCTGGGCATCCAGCCTGAGGCAGAGGAGCCGGCGGAGGCAGCGGGGCCCTCTGCCCAGGACTGGCTGACCGAGGGCATCATCATCACTGTGCAGCCACGTGGGAAGCGGGCCGGGGGGCAGCTCATAGAGAAG GTTGTCTTCCCTCCTGGCTCTCCCATTCCCCTGAGAAGAACCATCTCTGTCCTGGCTTCTCCTTCTGTCCCTTTGCTCCAGCATCGCACAGACGCCGCGGCCAGCAGCTCTTCTCCCCTGCCCAGCCTGCTCGCCTCCTCCCCCCTGGGGCCCTCAGCTTATACCTGTGGTTTTTCTGGGGTCCAGAGTGCAGGGGAAGAGCCCCATGATGAGGGGGTACAGGGCCCTGCCCTTCCCACTCCTGCACCCCACACCATGAGGTCCGTGGGCTGCCAGACCGATGAGGACCCGCTCTTCCCCCCGATGCAG ATCCAGGGCCTGGAGCAAAGAGCGGATGGGGAGCGGTGCTGGGCGGCCGGCTGGCCTCGGGACGGCGGGCGGAGCAGCCCCGGAGGGCAGGACGAGGGAGGG TTCATGGCCCAGGGGAAGACAGGGAGCAGCTCACCCCCTGTGGGGCCCCCGAAGCCCGGGAGCCAGCTAGACAGCATGCTGGGGAGCCTGCAGTCCGACCTGAACAAGCTGGGGGTCGCCACGGTCGCCAAAGGAGTCTGCGGGGCCTGCAAGAAGCCCATCGCCGGGCAG GTTGTGACCGCCATGGGGAAGACGTGGCACCCCGAGCACTTCGTCTGCACCCACTGCCAGGAGGAGATCGGATCACGGAACTTCTTCGAGCGGGATGGACAGCCCTACTGTGAAAAGGACTACCACAACCTCTTCTCCCCACGCTGCTACTACTGCAACGGCCCCATCCTGGAT AAAGTGGTGACAGCCCTTGACCGGACGTGGCACCCTGAACACTTCTTCTGTGCCCAGTGTGGAGCCTTCTTTGGTCCCGAAG GGTTCCACGAGAAGGACGGCAAGGCCTACTGCCGCAAAGACTACTTCGACATGTTTGCACCCAAGTGTGGCGGCTGCGCCCGGGCCATCCTGGAGAACTATATCTCAGCCCTCAACACGCTGTGGCATCCTGAGTGCTTCGTGTGCCGG GAATGCTTCACGCCATTCGTCAACGGCAGCTTCTTCGAGCATGATGGGCAGCCCTACTGTGAGGTGCACTACCACGAGCGGCGCGGCTCGCTGTGCTCCGGCTGCCAGAAGCCCATCACCGGCCGCTGCATCACCGCCATGGCCAAGAAGTTCCACCCCGAGCACTTCGTCTGTGCCTTCTGCCTCAAGCAGCTCAACAAGGGCACCTTCAAGGAGCAGAACGACAAGCCTTACTGTCAGAACTGCTTCCTCAAGCTCTTCTGCTAG
- the PXN gene encoding paxillin isoform X4: protein MDDLDALLADLESTTSHISKRPVFLSEETPYSYPTGNHTYQEIAVPPPVPPPPSSEALNGTILDPLDQWQPSGSRFIHQQSQSSSPVYGSSAKTSSVSNPQDGVGSPCSRVGEEEHVYSFPNKQKSAEPSPTVMSTSLGSNLSELDRLLLELNAVQHNPPGFPADEANSSPPLPGALSPHYGVPETNSPLGGKTGPLTKEKPKRNGGQGLEDVRPSVESLLDELESSVPSPVPAITVNQGEMSSPQRVTSTQQQTRISASSATRELDELMASLSDFKTSSSTVALSAPGLLSSSAPSSYCSLPPSPPPMPSVFLPLTTTPSPRGQGHTPEFPCTEQSGRGLLPPVAPSWLDLAGLGVMPDTLNSRSPSVEGSLWAVSTESQGRDWRHLPTITSELSGAPRCHTVPCAGSIALQEPGEPQGPPASPSCPEEALAATWEQPWASEVFRPERMPPSGAARSFQEVAEPAVVAVDRQAIFPDTWTLTEEHGLQQERPRPEPGRLGSSSPASVTMEQLGAKMTERGSVARPTQGPETPRSPEGTTEAATQAGKEQPELPCAMAMGTPSTTERISTSGQVVFPPGSPIPLRRTISVLASPSVPLLQHRTDAAASSSSPLPSLLASSPLGPSAYTCGFSGVQSAGEEPHDEGVQGPALPTPAPHTMRSVGCQTDEDPLFPPMQGLEQRADGERCWAAGWPRDGGRSSPGGQDEGGFMAQGKTGSSSPPVGPPKPGSQLDSMLGSLQSDLNKLGVATVAKGVCGACKKPIAGQVVTAMGKTWHPEHFVCTHCQEEIGSRNFFERDGQPYCEKDYHNLFSPRCYYCNGPILDKVVTALDRTWHPEHFFCAQCGAFFGPEGFHEKDGKAYCRKDYFDMFAPKCGGCARAILENYISALNTLWHPECFVCRECFTPFVNGSFFEHDGQPYCEVHYHERRGSLCSGCQKPITGRCITAMAKKFHPEHFVCAFCLKQLNKGTFKEQNDKPYCQNCFLKLFC, encoded by the exons ACGCCCTGCTGGCGGACTTGGAGTCTACCACCTCCCACATCTCTAAACGGCCTGTGTTCTTGTCGGAGGAGACCCCCTACTCATACCCAACTGGAAACCACACATACCAGGAGATTGCTGTGCCaccccccgtccccccacccccatccagcGAGGCCCTCAATGGCACAATCCTTGACCCCTTAGACCAGTGGCAGCCCAGCGGCTCCCGATTCATCCACCAGCAG TCTCAGTCCTCATCACCTGTGTACGGCTCCAGTGCCAAAACTTCCAGTGTCTCCAACCCTCAGGACGGCGTTGGCTCTCCGTGCTCCCGAGTGGGTGAGGAGGAGCACGTCTACAG CTTCCCCAACAAGCAGAAATCAGCCGAGCCTTCACCCACCGTAATGAGCACGTCCCTGGGCAGCAACCTTTCTGAACTCGACCGCCTGCTGCTGGAACTGAACGCTGTGCAGCATAACCCACCGGGCTTCCCTGCAG ATGAGGCCAACTCAAGCCCCCCGCTTCCTGGGGCCCTGAGCCCCCACTATGGTGTCCCAGAGACTAACAGCCCCTTGGGAGGCAAAACTGGGCCCCTGACGAAAGAGAAGCCTAAGCGGAATGGGGGCCAGGGCCTGGAGGACGTGCGGCCCAGTGTGGAAAGTCTCTTGGATGAACTGGAGAGCTCCGTGCCCAGCCCCGT CCCTGCCATCACTGTGAACCAGGGCGAGATGAGCAGCCCACAGCGTGTCACCTCCACCCAACAGCAGACGCGCATCTCGGCCTCCTCTGCCACCAGGGAGCTGGATGAGCTGATGGCTTCGCTGTCGGATTTCAAG aCCAGCTCCTCCACTGTGGCTCTGAGTGCCCCGGGGCTGCTGTCCAGCTCTGCTCCATCCTCATActgctcccttcctccttctcctcctcccatgCCATCTGTATTTCTGCCACTCACCACTACACCTTCCCCTCGAGGCCAGGGCCACACTCCGGAGTTCCCTTGTACTGAGCAGAGTGGACGAGGCCTTCTACCTCCTGTAGCCCCCAGCTGGCTTGATTTGGCTGGTCTTGGGGTGATGCCTGACACCCTCAACtcaaggtctccctctgtggaGGGTTCTCTGTGGGCAGTGAGCACAGAGAGCCAGGGTCGAGATTGGAGGCACCTGCCGACCATCACAAGTGAGCTCTCTGGGGCTCCCCGCTGCCACACTGTACCCTGTGCTGGAAGTATAGCTCTCCAGGAGCCTGGGGAGCCCCAGGGGCCACCAGCCAGCCCTTCGTGCCCAGAGGAGGCCTTGGCTGCCACATGGGAGCAGCCATGGGCTTCGGAGGTATTCAGGCCTGAGAGAATGCCCCCCTCTGGAGCTGCTCGAAGCTTCCAAGAAGTAGCAGAGCCAGCTGTAGTGGCAGTGGACCGGCAGGCCATCTTCCCAGATACCTGGACTCTCACGGAGGAACACGGCCTACAGCAggagaggccaaggccagagccagggaggctgggaagCAGCTCCCCTGCCTCAGTTACCATGGAGCAGCTAGGTGCAAAGATGACCGAGAGGGGAAGTGTGGCCAGGCCAACCCAGGGACCTGAAACCCCAAGGAGCCCAGAGGGCACCACCGAAGCTGCCACCCAGGCCGGGAAGGAACAGCCAGAGCTTCCATGTGCCATGGCCATGGGCACACCCAGCACCACGGAGAGGATTTCCACCTCTGGCCAG GTTGTCTTCCCTCCTGGCTCTCCCATTCCCCTGAGAAGAACCATCTCTGTCCTGGCTTCTCCTTCTGTCCCTTTGCTCCAGCATCGCACAGACGCCGCGGCCAGCAGCTCTTCTCCCCTGCCCAGCCTGCTCGCCTCCTCCCCCCTGGGGCCCTCAGCTTATACCTGTGGTTTTTCTGGGGTCCAGAGTGCAGGGGAAGAGCCCCATGATGAGGGGGTACAGGGCCCTGCCCTTCCCACTCCTGCACCCCACACCATGAGGTCCGTGGGCTGCCAGACCGATGAGGACCCGCTCTTCCCCCCGATGCAG GGCCTGGAGCAAAGAGCGGATGGGGAGCGGTGCTGGGCGGCCGGCTGGCCTCGGGACGGCGGGCGGAGCAGCCCCGGAGGGCAGGACGAGGGAGGG TTCATGGCCCAGGGGAAGACAGGGAGCAGCTCACCCCCTGTGGGGCCCCCGAAGCCCGGGAGCCAGCTAGACAGCATGCTGGGGAGCCTGCAGTCCGACCTGAACAAGCTGGGGGTCGCCACGGTCGCCAAAGGAGTCTGCGGGGCCTGCAAGAAGCCCATCGCCGGGCAG GTTGTGACCGCCATGGGGAAGACGTGGCACCCCGAGCACTTCGTCTGCACCCACTGCCAGGAGGAGATCGGATCACGGAACTTCTTCGAGCGGGATGGACAGCCCTACTGTGAAAAGGACTACCACAACCTCTTCTCCCCACGCTGCTACTACTGCAACGGCCCCATCCTGGAT AAAGTGGTGACAGCCCTTGACCGGACGTGGCACCCTGAACACTTCTTCTGTGCCCAGTGTGGAGCCTTCTTTGGTCCCGAAG GGTTCCACGAGAAGGACGGCAAGGCCTACTGCCGCAAAGACTACTTCGACATGTTTGCACCCAAGTGTGGCGGCTGCGCCCGGGCCATCCTGGAGAACTATATCTCAGCCCTCAACACGCTGTGGCATCCTGAGTGCTTCGTGTGCCGG GAATGCTTCACGCCATTCGTCAACGGCAGCTTCTTCGAGCATGATGGGCAGCCCTACTGTGAGGTGCACTACCACGAGCGGCGCGGCTCGCTGTGCTCCGGCTGCCAGAAGCCCATCACCGGCCGCTGCATCACCGCCATGGCCAAGAAGTTCCACCCCGAGCACTTCGTCTGTGCCTTCTGCCTCAAGCAGCTCAACAAGGGCACCTTCAAGGAGCAGAACGACAAGCCTTACTGTCAGAACTGCTTCCTCAAGCTCTTCTGCTAG
- the PXN gene encoding paxillin isoform X3, with protein MDDLDALLADLESTTSHISKRPVFLSEETPYSYPTGNHTYQEIAVPPPVPPPPSSEALNGTILDPLDQWQPSGSRFIHQQSQSSSPVYGSSAKTSSVSNPQDGVGSPCSRVGEEEHVYSFPNKQKSAEPSPTVMSTSLGSNLSELDRLLLELNAVQHNPPGFPADEANSSPPLPGALSPHYGVPETNSPLGGKTGPLTKEKPKRNGGQGLEDVRPSVESLLDELESSVPSPVPAITVNQGEMSSPQRVTSTQQQTRISASSATRELDELMASLSDFKTSSSTVALSAPGLLSSSAPSSYCSLPPSPPPMPSVFLPLTTTPSPRGQGHTPEFPCTEQSGRGLLPPVAPSWLDLAGLGVMPDTLNSRSPSVEGSLWAVSTESQGRDWRHLPTITSELSGAPRCHTVPCAGSIALQEPGEPQGPPASPSCPEEALAATWEQPWASEVFRPERMPPSGAARSFQEVAEPAVVAVDRQAIFPDTWTLTEEHGLQQERPRPEPGRLGSSSPASVTMEQLGAKMTERGSVARPTQGPETPRSPEGTTEAATQAGKEQPELPCAMAMGTPSTTERISTSGQVVFPPGSPIPLRRTISVLASPSVPLLQHRTDAAASSSSPLPSLLASSPLGPSAYTCGFSGVQSAGEEPHDEGVQGPALPTPAPHTMRSVGCQTDEDPLFPPMQIQGLEQRADGERCWAAGWPRDGGRSSPGGQDEGGFMAQGKTGSSSPPVGPPKPGSQLDSMLGSLQSDLNKLGVATVAKGVCGACKKPIAGQVVTAMGKTWHPEHFVCTHCQEEIGSRNFFERDGQPYCEKDYHNLFSPRCYYCNGPILDKVVTALDRTWHPEHFFCAQCGAFFGPEGFHEKDGKAYCRKDYFDMFAPKCGGCARAILENYISALNTLWHPECFVCRECFTPFVNGSFFEHDGQPYCEVHYHERRGSLCSGCQKPITGRCITAMAKKFHPEHFVCAFCLKQLNKGTFKEQNDKPYCQNCFLKLFC; from the exons ACGCCCTGCTGGCGGACTTGGAGTCTACCACCTCCCACATCTCTAAACGGCCTGTGTTCTTGTCGGAGGAGACCCCCTACTCATACCCAACTGGAAACCACACATACCAGGAGATTGCTGTGCCaccccccgtccccccacccccatccagcGAGGCCCTCAATGGCACAATCCTTGACCCCTTAGACCAGTGGCAGCCCAGCGGCTCCCGATTCATCCACCAGCAG TCTCAGTCCTCATCACCTGTGTACGGCTCCAGTGCCAAAACTTCCAGTGTCTCCAACCCTCAGGACGGCGTTGGCTCTCCGTGCTCCCGAGTGGGTGAGGAGGAGCACGTCTACAG CTTCCCCAACAAGCAGAAATCAGCCGAGCCTTCACCCACCGTAATGAGCACGTCCCTGGGCAGCAACCTTTCTGAACTCGACCGCCTGCTGCTGGAACTGAACGCTGTGCAGCATAACCCACCGGGCTTCCCTGCAG ATGAGGCCAACTCAAGCCCCCCGCTTCCTGGGGCCCTGAGCCCCCACTATGGTGTCCCAGAGACTAACAGCCCCTTGGGAGGCAAAACTGGGCCCCTGACGAAAGAGAAGCCTAAGCGGAATGGGGGCCAGGGCCTGGAGGACGTGCGGCCCAGTGTGGAAAGTCTCTTGGATGAACTGGAGAGCTCCGTGCCCAGCCCCGT CCCTGCCATCACTGTGAACCAGGGCGAGATGAGCAGCCCACAGCGTGTCACCTCCACCCAACAGCAGACGCGCATCTCGGCCTCCTCTGCCACCAGGGAGCTGGATGAGCTGATGGCTTCGCTGTCGGATTTCAAG aCCAGCTCCTCCACTGTGGCTCTGAGTGCCCCGGGGCTGCTGTCCAGCTCTGCTCCATCCTCATActgctcccttcctccttctcctcctcccatgCCATCTGTATTTCTGCCACTCACCACTACACCTTCCCCTCGAGGCCAGGGCCACACTCCGGAGTTCCCTTGTACTGAGCAGAGTGGACGAGGCCTTCTACCTCCTGTAGCCCCCAGCTGGCTTGATTTGGCTGGTCTTGGGGTGATGCCTGACACCCTCAACtcaaggtctccctctgtggaGGGTTCTCTGTGGGCAGTGAGCACAGAGAGCCAGGGTCGAGATTGGAGGCACCTGCCGACCATCACAAGTGAGCTCTCTGGGGCTCCCCGCTGCCACACTGTACCCTGTGCTGGAAGTATAGCTCTCCAGGAGCCTGGGGAGCCCCAGGGGCCACCAGCCAGCCCTTCGTGCCCAGAGGAGGCCTTGGCTGCCACATGGGAGCAGCCATGGGCTTCGGAGGTATTCAGGCCTGAGAGAATGCCCCCCTCTGGAGCTGCTCGAAGCTTCCAAGAAGTAGCAGAGCCAGCTGTAGTGGCAGTGGACCGGCAGGCCATCTTCCCAGATACCTGGACTCTCACGGAGGAACACGGCCTACAGCAggagaggccaaggccagagccagggaggctgggaagCAGCTCCCCTGCCTCAGTTACCATGGAGCAGCTAGGTGCAAAGATGACCGAGAGGGGAAGTGTGGCCAGGCCAACCCAGGGACCTGAAACCCCAAGGAGCCCAGAGGGCACCACCGAAGCTGCCACCCAGGCCGGGAAGGAACAGCCAGAGCTTCCATGTGCCATGGCCATGGGCACACCCAGCACCACGGAGAGGATTTCCACCTCTGGCCAG GTTGTCTTCCCTCCTGGCTCTCCCATTCCCCTGAGAAGAACCATCTCTGTCCTGGCTTCTCCTTCTGTCCCTTTGCTCCAGCATCGCACAGACGCCGCGGCCAGCAGCTCTTCTCCCCTGCCCAGCCTGCTCGCCTCCTCCCCCCTGGGGCCCTCAGCTTATACCTGTGGTTTTTCTGGGGTCCAGAGTGCAGGGGAAGAGCCCCATGATGAGGGGGTACAGGGCCCTGCCCTTCCCACTCCTGCACCCCACACCATGAGGTCCGTGGGCTGCCAGACCGATGAGGACCCGCTCTTCCCCCCGATGCAG ATCCAGGGCCTGGAGCAAAGAGCGGATGGGGAGCGGTGCTGGGCGGCCGGCTGGCCTCGGGACGGCGGGCGGAGCAGCCCCGGAGGGCAGGACGAGGGAGGG TTCATGGCCCAGGGGAAGACAGGGAGCAGCTCACCCCCTGTGGGGCCCCCGAAGCCCGGGAGCCAGCTAGACAGCATGCTGGGGAGCCTGCAGTCCGACCTGAACAAGCTGGGGGTCGCCACGGTCGCCAAAGGAGTCTGCGGGGCCTGCAAGAAGCCCATCGCCGGGCAG GTTGTGACCGCCATGGGGAAGACGTGGCACCCCGAGCACTTCGTCTGCACCCACTGCCAGGAGGAGATCGGATCACGGAACTTCTTCGAGCGGGATGGACAGCCCTACTGTGAAAAGGACTACCACAACCTCTTCTCCCCACGCTGCTACTACTGCAACGGCCCCATCCTGGAT AAAGTGGTGACAGCCCTTGACCGGACGTGGCACCCTGAACACTTCTTCTGTGCCCAGTGTGGAGCCTTCTTTGGTCCCGAAG GGTTCCACGAGAAGGACGGCAAGGCCTACTGCCGCAAAGACTACTTCGACATGTTTGCACCCAAGTGTGGCGGCTGCGCCCGGGCCATCCTGGAGAACTATATCTCAGCCCTCAACACGCTGTGGCATCCTGAGTGCTTCGTGTGCCGG GAATGCTTCACGCCATTCGTCAACGGCAGCTTCTTCGAGCATGATGGGCAGCCCTACTGTGAGGTGCACTACCACGAGCGGCGCGGCTCGCTGTGCTCCGGCTGCCAGAAGCCCATCACCGGCCGCTGCATCACCGCCATGGCCAAGAAGTTCCACCCCGAGCACTTCGTCTGTGCCTTCTGCCTCAAGCAGCTCAACAAGGGCACCTTCAAGGAGCAGAACGACAAGCCTTACTGTCAGAACTGCTTCCTCAAGCTCTTCTGCTAG